One window of the Trifolium pratense cultivar HEN17-A07 linkage group LG2, ARS_RC_1.1, whole genome shotgun sequence genome contains the following:
- the LOC123909832 gene encoding VQ motif-containing protein 10-like: MASDGFSNKNKAVKIVIITTEYVETDAMSFKSVVQKLTGKCSYDERGFDESTEAPKAKREKHNLWENGNGRSSFFISDSLFNEYDMLLSEKMLSNDHFLFESQI; this comes from the coding sequence ATGGCGAGTGATGGTTTTAGCAATAAGAATAAGGCAGTGAAGATTGTGATTATCACTACAGAATATGTGGAGACTGATGCTATGAGTTTTAAGTCTGTGGTACAGAAGCTAACTGGTAAGTGTTCTTATGATGAACGTGGTTTTGATGAAAGTACAGAAGCTCCAAAAGCTAAGAGGGAAAAGCATAATCTATGGGAAAATGGGAATGGAAGAAGCTCTTTTTTTATAAGTGATTCTTTGTTTAATGAGTATGATATGTTGCTTAGTGAGAAGATGCTGTCAAATGACCACTTTTTGTTTGAGTCACAAATTTAA
- the LOC123910856 gene encoding uncharacterized protein LOC123910856, which produces MATGGCSNKKKAVKIVIITAKYVETDAMSFKSVVQKLTGKHSSDESIEAPKAKREKHNLFENDNVPQYKNTKNHINSFVISDSMFNEYDKLLREQMLPNDHFLLESQI; this is translated from the exons ATGGCAACTGGTGGTTGTAGCAATAAGAAGAAGGCAGTGAAGATTGTGATTATTACTGCAAAGTATGTTGAAACTGATGCTATGAGTTTTAAGTCTGTGGTGCAGAAGCTAACTGGTAAGCATTCTTCTGATGAAAGTATAGAAGCTCCAAAAGCTAAGAGGGAAAAGCATAATCTATTTGAAAATGATAATG ttccgcaatacaaaaacacaaaaaaccatatcaacTCTTTTGTTATAAGTGATTCTATGTTCAATGAGTATGACAAGTTGCTTAGAGAACAGATGCTGCCAAATGACCACTTTTTGTTGGAGTCACAAATTTAA
- the LOC123909830 gene encoding probable choline kinase 1, protein MALKTFELLKGCETHEEIMKVLASVAVDLGDVIDDVSTVEVNPLKGAMTNEVFEVNWPTKSDGHLRRVLVRLYGEGVDLFFNRDDEIQAFESISKNGQGPRLLGRFTTGRVEEFIHARTLSASDLRDPEISPLIASKMREFHNLRMPGAKKAQIWQRMRKWLNHAKSLCSQKDIKNFGLDNLDVEINMLRELLSKGHQEIGFCHNDLQYGNIMMDEETRSITLIDYEYSSYNPVAYDLANHFCEMAANYHSDTPHVLDYSKYPDVEERRRFIYTYLSSEGKKPSDAEVEQLVNVVENYTLANHLFWGLWGLISSYVNTIDFDYKEYSRQRFQQYWIKKPILLT, encoded by the exons ATGGCCTTAAAGACATTTGAATTATTGAAAGGGTGTGAAACTCATGAAGAGATTATGAAAGTTCTTGCATCAGTGGCTGTAGATTTAGGTGATGTAATTGATGATGTGAGTACTGTGGAAGTGAATCCCTTAAAGGGTGCAATGACAAATGAGGTTTTTGAGGTAAATTGGCCAACAAAAAGTGATGGTCATCTTAGAAGGGTTTTGGTTAGATTATATGGTGAAGGTGTTGATCTTTTCTTCAATAGGGATGATGAAATCCAAGCCTTTGAGTCTATATCGAAGAACGGACAAGGTCCGCGCCTTCTTGGTCGGTTCACCACCGGTCGAGTTGAAGAGTTCATTCATGCCCGG aCACTGTCAGCTTCCGACCTCCGCGACCCTGAAATATCTCCTTTGATAGCATCTAAGATGAGAGAGTTTCACAATCTTCGTATGCCTGGTGCAAAGAAGGCTCAAATTTGGCAGAGAATGAG GAAATGGCTTAATCATGCTAAAAGTTTGTGCTCCCAAAAGGATATCAAGAATTTTGGCTTGGACAATCTAGACGTTGAAATAAATATGCTGCGGGAGTTGTTATCAAAAGGACATCAAGAGATTGGTTTTTGTCACAACGATCTACAATACGGTAACATAATGATGGATGAAGAGACAAGATCAATCACTTTAATT GACTACGAGTATTCGAGTTACAATCCTGTTGCGTATGACCTTGCAAATCATTTCTGTGAAATGGCGGCAAATTACCACAGTGACACGCCTCATGTTCTTGACTACAGTAAATATCCTG ATGTTGAGGAACGTCGAAGGTTTATTTATACATACTTGAGTTCTGAAG GCAAAAAGCCAAGTGATGCTGAAGTGGAGCAGTTAGTGAATGTTGTAGAGAATTACACTCTTGCAAACCATCTTTTTTGGGGCTTGTGGGGACTTATTTca AGTTATGTCAATACAATTGATTTTGACTACAAAGAGTACTCAAGGCAAAGGTTTCAACAATACTGGATAAAGAAACCTATTTTGTTGACATGA
- the LOC123909882 gene encoding dehydrogenase/reductase SDR family member 12, translated as MKSGTLQFQLQLQFHFSVTTLAMFLLKTWRQSAFGVYGYLNFTKPAFLEHSKKFKPEEMETQIPGKNCIVTGANSGIGYATAEGLAQRGATVYLVCRNKERGEAALSQIQTKTGNQNVYLEICDLSSVTEIKSLASRFSKRNVPLHVLVNNAGLIEQNRVTTSEGFELNFAVSVLGTYAVTELMVPLLEKASPDARVITVSSGGMYSTPLTKDLQFSESNFNGTEQYARNKRVQVALTENWGETYKNKGIGFYAMHPGWAETPGVAKSLPNFSKSLSGKLRTSEEGADTVIWLALQPKENLVSGGFYFDRAEAPKHLRFAATNGSHSVINSIVESLRSMASL; from the exons ATGAAAAGTGGAACATTGCAATTTCAATTGCAACTTCAGTTTCACTTCTCTGTTACAACTCTCGCTATGTTTCTTCTCAAG ACATGGAGACAATCTGCTTTTGGTGTTTATGGTTACCTCAATTTCACCAAACCAGCTTTTCT TGAGCATTCAAAGAAATTCAAACCAGAGGAAATGGAAACACAAATACCAGGGAAGAACTGCATTGTTACAGGGGCAAACTCGGGAATTGGTTATGCAACGGCTGAGGGTCTCGCGCAGCG TGGTGCAACCGTCTATCTTGTATGTCGTAATAAGGAGAGAGGAGAGGCTGCTCTTTCtcaaattcaaactaaaacTGGCAATCAAAATGTATATTTGGAG ATTTGTGATCTGTCATCTGTCACGGAAATCAAGTCACTTGCTTCCAGATTTTCTAAAAGGAATGTGCCTCTACATGTTTTG GTTAACAATGCTGGCTTGATTGAGCAAAATCGAGTGACCACATCGGAGGG GTTTGAGTTGAACTTTGCCGTTAGTGTATTAGGTACTTACGCAGTGACTGAATTGATGGTACCATTACTGGAGAAAGCTTCACCTGACGCACGCGTCATTACGGTTTCTTCTGGTGGAATGTATAGTACTCCCTTGACCAAAGATCTACAG TTTTCTGAGAGCAACTTTAATGGGACTGAACAGTATGCTCGAAACAAGCGTGTTCAG GTTGCACTAACAGAAAATTGGGGTGAGACATATAAGAACAAGGGTATAGGGTTTTATGCAATGCATCCAGGTTGGGCTGAAACTCCTGGCGTTGCAAAAAGCTTACCAAACTTTTCAAAATC GCTTTCGGGGAAGCTAAGAACAAGTGAAGAAGGTGCAGACACAGTTATTTGGTTGGCATTACAGCCAAAAGAGAATTTAGTATCTGGTGgattttattttgatagagCCGAAGCTCCTAAGCACCTTCGATTTGCTGCTACAAATGGTTCTCATTCTGTGATCAACTCTATCGTTGAGAGTCTTCGTTCCATGGCATCTCTTTAA